A genome region from Methylobacterium sp. FF17 includes the following:
- a CDS encoding Calx-beta domain-containing protein: MTLLGAYVGNSAKDVLKFESWLDRPVDFVRAHTGRGSWWDYDSSIGWVGSQLQALNKPINWTIPMFAFGGNLAEAASGAYDDHYVKAAQSILKTRSVDEKIFVRFGEEFNGGWMPWAAKGKEGDFIQTYRNMVDAFRSVSDKFVFEWNVNVGHQGMDPAKAYPGDAYVDVIGMDFYLNTAWDPKDPLAAWDYMVKRDYGLQWLESFAAQHGKPTAYAEWGIKADNAAPYITKAAEWFQSHNVLYQSYWDDNNEMPSKISDGSNPQNAAEAAAYKAAFGTAPNSNNVAPVGHADAYTLDENGILRVSAEAGVIGNDTDANSDALLAMLVDGPAHGKLTLNADGSFTYVPDLNYSGADSFTYAPRDPSSAGNLTKVSLTVTESHDAPASAAPVNWIVGTNGSDTLVGDARNNSLNGAAGQDTMKGGVGDDTYVVDQANDVVVEYANEGIDTVESWAPTYTLSAHVENLKLLGTGQTGIGNELANGITGGAGNDILNGKGGNDWLTGGAGADTFVFEIGSGHDVVRDFATSGTQQDVVKLSGYDFASFAQIRAALTQVGADTLLKLSDDSSVTFLNHKVSDFAASHFKLPNPTYTITGQPKVAEGADLVFTVSRSDDNGAQTLSYRLGGTATSGLDYDAPSGSVTFAPGELTKQIVVTTKADALLEGNESVVVTLSGVTGAGTISTASATGTLVDATTTAMPQPRESASPVNWVVGTNGSDTLVGDARNNSLNGAAGQDTMKGGVGDDTYVVDQANDVVVEYANEGIDTVESWAPTYTLSAHVENLKLLGTGQTGIGNELANGITGGAGNDILNGKGGNDWLTGGAGADTFVFEIGSGHDVVRDFATSGTQQDVVKLSGYDFASFAQIRAALTQVGADTLLKLSDDSSVTFLNHKVSDFAASHFKLPNPTYTITGQPKVAEGADLVFTVSRSDDNGAQTLSYRLGGTATSGLDYDAPSGSVTFAPGELTKQIVVTTKADALLEGNESVVVTLSGVTGAGTISTASATGTLVDATTTAMPQPRESASPVNWVVGTNGSDTLVGDARNNSLNGAAGQDTMKGGVGDDTYVVDQANDVVVEYANEGIDTVESWAPTYTLSAHVENLKLLGTGQTGIGNDLANLIIGSKGADILNGKGGNDWLTGGAGADTFVFEIGSGHDVVTDFTTSGTQQDVVKLSGYDFASFAQVQAALTQVGADTVLKLSDEGSVTFLNHKVSDFTATHFGMIEAVGPGITDSSSMAAKPIAVIAVPSPIYTITGSPSAEEGGNLVFTLSRNSDDGVKTLNYKLSGTATSGLDYAAPSGAVTFAAGELTKQLALATKVDDLVEGSESVMVTLSGVTGTGTLGAESTATGSILDPRPTPPSESGKAASWIYGTSGNDTLNGDKFNNYLIGEAGQDTAKGGKGDDTYNVESMNDKVIELANEGIDTVESWGHYTLSANVENLKLLGLNLTGTGNELANRIEGGRGNDTLNGKAGNDWLTGGTGTDTFVFERATGHDVITDFVTTGAGQDLVKLVGFDFASFAQVRAGLIQVGADTLLKLSDDSSVTFLNHKVADFHAGDFML; this comes from the coding sequence ATGACGCTGCTGGGAGCCTACGTCGGCAATTCCGCCAAGGACGTTTTGAAGTTTGAGAGCTGGCTTGATCGGCCGGTTGACTTTGTTCGTGCGCACACCGGACGCGGCAGCTGGTGGGACTATGACTCGAGCATCGGCTGGGTCGGCTCTCAGCTACAGGCCCTGAACAAGCCCATCAACTGGACCATTCCGATGTTCGCCTTCGGCGGCAACCTCGCCGAAGCTGCAAGCGGCGCCTATGACGACCACTACGTTAAGGCCGCCCAGAGCATCCTGAAGACCCGCAGCGTCGACGAAAAGATCTTTGTTCGCTTCGGCGAGGAGTTCAACGGCGGCTGGATGCCCTGGGCTGCCAAGGGCAAGGAAGGCGACTTCATCCAGACCTACCGCAACATGGTCGATGCCTTCCGCTCCGTCTCGGACAAGTTCGTCTTCGAGTGGAACGTGAATGTCGGCCACCAGGGCATGGACCCGGCCAAGGCCTACCCTGGTGACGCCTATGTCGACGTCATCGGCATGGACTTCTACCTCAACACAGCCTGGGACCCGAAGGACCCGCTCGCGGCCTGGGACTACATGGTCAAGCGGGACTACGGGCTGCAGTGGCTGGAGAGCTTTGCGGCTCAGCACGGCAAGCCTACGGCCTACGCCGAATGGGGCATCAAGGCCGACAATGCCGCCCCCTACATCACCAAGGCCGCCGAGTGGTTCCAGAGCCACAACGTGCTCTACCAGAGCTACTGGGACGACAACAACGAGATGCCGAGCAAGATCAGCGACGGCTCCAATCCCCAGAATGCCGCCGAAGCCGCTGCCTACAAGGCCGCGTTCGGGACAGCGCCGAACTCCAACAACGTCGCACCGGTCGGGCATGCCGACGCCTACACGCTTGACGAGAACGGTATTTTGCGGGTCTCCGCAGAGGCCGGCGTAATCGGTAACGACACCGACGCCAACAGCGACGCCCTGCTGGCCATGCTGGTGGACGGACCTGCGCATGGCAAACTCACGCTCAATGCCGACGGCTCGTTCACCTACGTGCCGGACTTAAACTATAGTGGCGCCGACAGCTTCACCTACGCGCCCCGAGATCCGTCGAGCGCCGGCAATCTGACCAAGGTGTCGCTGACGGTCACCGAGAGCCACGATGCGCCGGCCTCGGCTGCGCCTGTGAACTGGATCGTGGGCACGAACGGCAGCGACACGCTGGTGGGGGATGCCCGCAACAACTCGCTCAACGGCGCTGCCGGTCAGGATACGATGAAGGGTGGCGTGGGCGACGACACCTACGTGGTCGATCAGGCCAACGACGTTGTCGTCGAGTACGCCAACGAGGGCATCGACACGGTTGAGAGCTGGGCGCCGACCTACACGCTCTCGGCTCATGTCGAGAACCTGAAGCTGCTCGGCACAGGTCAGACCGGCATCGGCAACGAGCTCGCCAACGGGATCACCGGCGGGGCGGGCAACGACATCCTCAACGGCAAGGGCGGCAACGACTGGCTCACCGGCGGGGCAGGCGCTGACACCTTCGTGTTCGAGATCGGTTCTGGCCACGATGTGGTTCGAGATTTTGCCACCAGCGGCACGCAGCAGGACGTGGTCAAGCTCTCAGGCTACGACTTCGCTTCCTTCGCCCAGATCCGGGCGGCGCTGACCCAGGTGGGCGCGGACACGCTGCTCAAGCTCTCGGACGACAGCAGCGTCACCTTCCTCAACCACAAGGTCAGCGACTTCGCGGCAAGCCACTTCAAGCTGCCAAACCCGACCTACACGATCACGGGCCAGCCCAAGGTGGCGGAGGGTGCCGATCTGGTCTTCACCGTCAGCCGCAGCGACGACAACGGGGCTCAGACCTTGAGCTATCGCCTGGGCGGCACGGCGACCTCGGGCCTCGACTACGACGCCCCGAGTGGCAGCGTGACCTTCGCGCCCGGCGAGCTGACCAAGCAGATCGTCGTGACCACCAAGGCCGATGCCCTGCTCGAGGGCAACGAGAGCGTGGTGGTCACGCTCAGTGGCGTCACTGGAGCCGGCACAATCAGCACGGCAAGCGCTACGGGAACCCTTGTCGATGCGACCACAACGGCGATGCCGCAGCCGCGAGAGTCGGCCTCGCCAGTAAACTGGGTGGTGGGCACGAACGGCAGCGACACGCTGGTGGGGGATGCCCGCAACAACTCGCTCAACGGCGCTGCCGGTCAGGATACGATGAAGGGTGGCGTGGGCGACGACACCTACGTGGTCGATCAGGCCAACGACGTTGTCGTCGAGTACGCCAACGAGGGCATCGACACGGTTGAGAGCTGGGCGCCGACCTACACGCTCTCGGCTCATGTCGAGAACCTGAAGCTGCTCGGCACAGGTCAGACCGGCATCGGCAACGAGCTCGCCAACGGGATCACCGGCGGGGCGGGCAACGACATCCTCAACGGCAAGGGCGGCAACGACTGGCTCACCGGCGGGGCAGGCGCTGACACCTTCGTGTTCGAGATCGGTTCTGGCCACGATGTGGTTCGAGATTTTGCCACCAGCGGCACGCAGCAGGACGTGGTCAAGCTCTCAGGCTACGACTTCGCTTCCTTCGCCCAGATCCGGGCGGCGCTGACCCAGGTGGGCGCGGACACGCTGCTCAAGCTCTCGGACGACAGCAGCGTCACCTTCCTCAACCACAAGGTCAGCGACTTCGCGGCAAGCCACTTCAAGCTGCCAAACCCGACCTACACGATCACGGGCCAGCCCAAGGTGGCGGAGGGTGCCGATCTGGTCTTCACCGTCAGCCGCAGCGACGACAACGGGGCTCAGACCTTGAGCTATCGCCTGGGCGGCACGGCGACCTCGGGCCTCGACTACGACGCCCCGAGTGGCAGCGTGACCTTCGCGCCCGGCGAGCTGACCAAGCAGATCGTCGTGACCACCAAGGCCGATGCCCTGCTCGAGGGCAACGAGAGCGTGGTGGTCACGCTCAGTGGCGTCACTGGAGCCGGCACAATCAGCACGGCAAGCGCTACGGGAACCCTTGTCGATGCGACCACAACGGCGATGCCGCAGCCGCGAGAGTCGGCCTCGCCAGTAAACTGGGTGGTGGGCACGAACGGCAGCGACACGCTGGTGGGGGATGCCCGCAACAACTCGCTCAACGGCGCTGCCGGTCAGGATACGATGAAGGGTGGCGTGGGCGACGACACCTACGTGGTCGATCAGGCCAACGACGTTGTCGTCGAGTACGCCAACGAGGGCATCGACACGGTTGAGAGCTGGGCGCCGACCTACACGCTCTCGGCCCATGTCGAGAACCTGAAGCTGCTCGGCACAGGTCAGACCGGCATCGGCAACGATCTCGCCAACCTGATTATCGGCAGCAAGGGCGCCGACATCCTCAACGGCAAGGGCGGCAACGACTGGCTCACCGGCGGGGCAGGCGCCGACACCTTCGTGTTCGAGATCGGCAGCGGCCACGATGTCGTCACTGACTTCACCACCAGCGGCACGCAGCAGGACGTGGTCAAGCTCTCGGGCTACGACTTCGCCTCCTTCGCCCAGGTTCAAGCGGCGCTGACTCAGGTGGGCGCGGACACGGTGCTCAAGCTTTCCGACGAAGGCAGCGTCACCTTCCTCAACCACAAAGTCAGCGACTTCACGGCCACACATTTCGGGATGATCGAGGCCGTCGGTCCCGGCATCACCGACTCTTCGAGTATGGCCGCAAAACCTATCGCGGTAATTGCTGTGCCAAGTCCAATCTACACAATCACAGGCTCGCCCTCTGCGGAGGAGGGTGGCAACCTGGTATTCACGCTCAGCCGCAACAGTGATGATGGAGTGAAGACGCTGAACTATAAGCTAAGCGGCACTGCGACTTCGGGTCTCGACTACGCGGCTCCGAGCGGCGCGGTGACGTTCGCGGCTGGCGAACTAACCAAGCAACTCGCCCTGGCCACAAAGGTCGATGACCTGGTCGAGGGCAGCGAGAGCGTGATGGTGACTCTAAGCGGCGTCACCGGAACCGGGACGCTCGGTGCGGAGAGCACGGCTACCGGCAGCATCCTCGATCCGCGGCCCACGCCTCCGTCGGAGTCGGGCAAGGCTGCCAGCTGGATCTACGGCACCTCCGGCAACGACACCCTGAACGGCGACAAGTTCAATAACTACCTGATCGGCGAGGCTGGTCAGGACACGGCGAAGGGCGGCAAAGGTGACGACACCTACAACGTCGAGAGCATGAACGACAAGGTCATCGAGCTGGCGAATGAGGGCATCGACACGGTCGAGAGCTGGGGCCACTACACGCTTTCAGCCAATGTCGAGAACCTGAAGCTCCTGGGCCTAAACCTGACCGGCACGGGGAACGAGCTAGCCAATCGCATCGAAGGCGGCAGGGGCAATGACACGCTCAATGGCAAAGCTGGCAACGATTGGCTCACGGGCGGCACGGGCACCGACACCTTCGTGTTCGAGCGCGCCACGGGCCACGATGTGATCACCGACTTTGTCACCACGGGCGCCGGGCAGGATTTGGTCAAGCTCGTGGGCTTCGACTTCGCCTCTTTCGCCCAGGTGCGAGCGGGGCTGATCCAGGTGGGCGCGGACACACTGCTCAAGCTCTCCGACGACAGCAGCGTCACTTTCCTCAACCACAAGGTGGCTGACTTCCACGCCGGCGACTTCATGCTCTAG